A genomic segment from Lagenorhynchus albirostris chromosome X, mLagAlb1.1, whole genome shotgun sequence encodes:
- the LOC132513866 gene encoding UDP-N-acetylglucosamine transferase subunit ALG13 homolog, giving the protein MNNHQLELAKQLHKDGHLFYCTCGMLPGLLQSMDFSTLKCFPPGQPEKFSAF; this is encoded by the coding sequence ATGAACAATCATCAGCTGGAATTGGCAAAGCAGCTACACAAAGATGGGCATCTCTTCTACTGTACCTGCGGCATGCTTCCTGGGCTGTTACAGTCAATGGACTTTTCAACACTGAAATGTTTTCCTCCTGGCCAGCCAGAAAAATTTTCTGCATTTTAG